A single genomic interval of Arachis duranensis cultivar V14167 chromosome 7, aradu.V14167.gnm2.J7QH, whole genome shotgun sequence harbors:
- the LOC107496314 gene encoding indole-3-acetate O-methyltransferase 1 gives MAPMGDNVVVSNIELEKLLSMKGGKGESSYANNSQAQAMHAKSMLHLLKETLDRVQLHGCSDDNEIPFVVVDLGCSCGNNTINVVDVIIKHIIKRYEALGFNPPEFSAFFSDLPSNDFNTLFQLLPPHLSNDNGGVSMEECLAANNHRSYFAAGVPGSFYRRLFPARSVDVFHSAFSLHWLSQVPECVVEKRSSAYNKGRVFIHGANESTANAYKKQFQRDLAGFLSARCVEMKRGGSMFLVCLGRTSVDPTDQGGAGLLFGTHFQDAWDDLVHEGLISSSKRDSFNIPVYAPSLQDFKEVVEENGSFVINKIEVFKGGSPLVVNKPDDAIEVGKAFANSCKSVSGVLVDAFIGDKLSEELFLRVQKRATAHAKVLLDQLQFFHIVASLSFPQSQ, from the exons ATGGCTCCAATGGGAGACAATGTTGTTGTGTCCAACATAGAACTGGAAAAGTTACTTAGCATGAAAGGAGGCAAAGGAGAGTCCAGTTATGCCAACAATTCCCAAGCACAG GCAATGCATGCCAAGTCTATGCTTCACCTTTTGAAGGAAACCCTAGATAGAGTTCAGCTTCATGGTTGTTCCGATGATAATGAAATCCCATTTGTGGTGGTGGATTTGGGTTGTTCATGTGGCAACAACACCATTAACGTTGTTGATGTCATTATAAAGCACATAATCAAGCGCTATGAGGCTTTAGGGTTCAACCCACCTGAATTTTCAGCTTTCTTCTCTGACCTTCCCAGTAATGACTTTAACACACTCTTCCAGCTTCTTCCGCCGCATCTCTCCAATGATAATGGCGGAGTTAGCATGGAAGAGTGCCTTGCTGCCAACAACCACCGCTCGTACTTTGCGGCCGGAGTCCCCGGTTCCTTCTATCGGAGACTTTTTCCGGCGAGATCTGTTGATGTTTTTCACTCGGCCTTTTCTTTGCATTGGTTGTCTCAG GTGCCAGAATGTGTGGTTGAGAAAAGGTCAAGTGCATATAACAAAGGAAGGGTATTCATCCATGGAGCAAATGAAAGCACAGCAAATGCATACAAGAAACAATTCCAAAGAGACTTGGCAGGGTTTTTGAGTGCAAGATGtgtggagatgaagagaggtgggTCCATGTTCTTGGTCTGCTTGGGCAGAACTTCTGTGGACCCCACTGACCAAGGTGGTGCTGGCCTTCTCTTTGGGACCCACTTTCAGGATGCTTGGGATGATCTTGTCCATGAG GGATTAATAAGCAGTTCAAAAAGGGACAGTTTCAACATTCCAGTGTATGCACCAAGCTTGCAAGATTTCAAGGAAGTAGTTGAAGAAAATGGTTCATTTGTGATAAACAAGATTGAAGTGTTCAAAGGAGGGAGCCCCCTTGTTGTTAACAAGCCAGATGATGCAATTGAAGTTGGAAAAGCATTTGCCAACAGTTGCAAAAGTGTGTCCGGTGTGCTTGTTGACGCTTTCATTGGTGACAAACTCAGTGAAGAATTGTTTCTTAGAGTTCAGAAAAGAGCCACCGCACATGCTAAAGTCTTACTTGACCAGCTTCAATTTTTTCACATTGTTGCATCCCTTTCTTTTCCTCAAtcacaataa
- the LOC107496331 gene encoding oxygen-evolving enhancer protein 1, chloroplastic produces MAASLQAAATLMQSPKLGINGRTNILPLKPTHSLSKAFGLEPAASKLTCSLHTDLKDLALKCVEATKVAGFALATSALLVSVCLLFSVPKRLTYDEIQSKTYLEVKGTGTANQCPTIEGGVESFAFKPGKYNAKKFCLEPTSFTVKAEGVTKNSPLEFQNTKLMTRLTYTLDEIEGPFEVSSDGTVKFEEKDGIDYAAVTVQLPGGERVPFLFTIKQLVASGKPDNFGGEFLVPSYRGSSFLDPKGRGASTGYDNAVALPAGGRGDEEELAKENNKSASSSKGKITLSVTQSKPETGEVIGVFESIQPSDTDLGAKAPKDVKIQGVWYAQLES; encoded by the exons ATGGCAGCCTCACTTCAAGCAGCGGCTACACTCATGCAATCCCCCAAGCTCGGCATCAATGGCCGCACCAACATTCTTCCCCTGAAGCCCACTCACTCCCTTTCAAAAGCCTTTGGTTTGGAACCTGCTGCCTCCAAACTCACTTGTTCTCTTCACACTGATCTCAAGGACTTGGCTCTAAAATGTGTTGAGGCCACCAAAGTTGCAGGATTCGCCCTTGCCACCTCTGCTCTCCTTGTTTCTGTATGTCTCCTCTTT TCAGTTCCAAAGAGATTAACCTATGATGAAATCCAGAGTAAGACATACTTGGAAGTGAAAGGGACAGGAACCGCGAACCAGTGCCCAACAATCGAAGGCGGAGTGGAATCATTCGCCTTCAAGCCAGGCAAGTACAATGCCAAGAAATTCTGTCTTGAGCCCACTTCCTTCACTGTCAAGGCAGAGGGTGTCACCAAGAATTCTCCTCTGGAATTCCAAAACACCAAGCTCATGACACGTCTTACCTACACCCTTGACGAGATTGAGGGACCCTTCGAGGTGTCCTCTGATGGCACCGTGAAATTTGAGGAGAAGGACGGCATTGACTACGCTGCAGTGACTGTTCAGCTCCCTGGAGGAGAGCGCGTACCCTTCCTCTTCACCATTAAGCAGTTGGTGGCATCAGGGAAGCCAGACAACTTTGGCGGGGAGTTTTTGGTGCCATCTTACCGTGGCAGCTCTTTCTTGGACCCCAAGGGAAGAGGTGCTTCCACCGGGTACGACAATGCAGTAGCATTGCCGGCAGGAGGAAGAGGAGACGAAGAAGAACTCGCTAAGGAGAACAACAAGAGTGCATCATCATCCAAAGGGAAGATCACCTTGAGCGTGACGCAGAGCAAGCCAGAGACTGGAGAGGTTATTGGTGTGTTTGAGAGCATTCAGCCATCAGACACTGATTTGGGTGCCAAAGCTCCAAAGGATGTTAAGATCCAAGGAGTGTGGTATGCTCAGCTTGAGTCATAG
- the LOC107496315 gene encoding flocculation protein FLO11: protein LVLSTMATMRAGRKPTDVEVELMREARSKLAELCVGLAPKDIVGREAIGTVIEDLGLNGRVRDQRLGFRTPKMSIAERYTHAKWKMEEAKRYAAPSTTYTSQPVQPSTSVTVDNRVAPHGVRVFPPDNSSHIAIPSSATTVSIPSHVSAGSSSTSQYQATSNEVRPPMVSGAIPSTHLGRNSSPMVVPKLENPQVRADGGSNGSSYVLSIPANSSANQPLANAPPWSIQTQSVSLARTALENKVPAHNTVKVQGTSDVASSRAGSQITADQSFRPFITQTAPVNLSTMQQSFQGMNVAQPPSIPTHAEIAKIVQKLLQPKLPEHPTWTPPSRDYMNKALTCQVCELTVNEVDTVLLCDACEKGYHLKCLQPSVLRGIHNRVDWHCMRCLNLSGGKPIPPKYGRVMRSSNTPPKLPTTVGVQQPSEKKTGSLDPKVSQQNLTTNGSTAPIVATSNVKVEPPSDSKTPGTKDIHGTGSSNMEHIDQKPDPNISMKSLNAASVPSIDFPGESSAQQINPEPSTCKESSTSKECFDSKTLPKLSEPGECDNLQSSQDFQAEQKVSQGNAVVLSDKKVDSSLMSNEQKESQSGESSTYDTKRDGQDVALANFDGSSGTNAEVRQHCALSSDSSQVVEWIGDVIHIVDEKKFYKSCCVDGVTYRLHSHALLPSGHGKLAPSKLQSMWEDCKTGLKWVKVTKCYFPGDLPGNIGHPCISEVNEVYESNSERTEKASSIRGPCEVLPSDKFNQENDRRNQLGIEANA from the exons CTTGTTTTGTCGACGATGGCGACGATGCGGGCGGGTCGGAAACCTACCGACGTGGAGGTGGAGCTTATGAGGGAGGCTCGGAGCAAGCTCGCCGAGCTCTGCGTAGGGCTCGCGCCGAAGGATATCGTTGGGAGGGAAGCGATTGGGACGGTGATTGAGGATCTTGGATTGAACGGCAGGGTTAGGGATCAGAGGTTAGGGTTTCGAACTCCAAAGATGTCAATTGCTGAGAGGTATACGCATGCTAAGTGGAAG ATGGAAGAAGCAAAGAGGTATGCTGCACCTTCTACAACGTACACATCTCAGCCTGTGCAACCAAGTACCAGTGTAACAGTTGACAACCGTGTGGCTCCACATGGTGTTCGTGTATTTCCACCTGATAATTCAAGCCACATAGCGATCCCTTCTTCGGCAACAACGGTGTCCATTCCTTCTCATGTTTCTGCAGGATCGTCTTCTACGTCGCAATATCAGGCGACTAGCAATGAAGTAAGACCACCTATGGTTTCTGGTGCAATACCTAGCACTCATCTCGGGAGAAATTCATCTCCGATGGTAGTGCCTAAACTTGAAAACCCACAGGTCAGAGCTGATGGAGGATCAAATGGGTCTTCTTATGTGCTTAGTATACCAG CAAATTCTTCAGCAAACCAACCTTTGGCAAATGCTCCACCATGGTCAATACAGACTCAATCTGTGTCGTTAGCTAGAACAGCATTGGAAAACAAGGTGCCTGCTCATAACACTGTCAAGGTACAAGGAACAAGTGATGTAGCTTCTTCAAGGGCAGGTTCACAAATAACAGCAGATCAGAGCTTTAGGCCATTTATTACTCAAACAGCACCTGTAAACTTGTCTACTATGCAACAGTCTTTCCAGGGTATGAACGTTGCTCAGCCTCCTTCAATTCCTACTCATGCTGAAATTGCAAAGATTGTCCAGAAATTGTTACAACCAAAGCTTCCTGAGCATCCGACATGGACTCCTCCATCAAGGGATTATATGAATAAGGCTTTGACATGTCAAGTGTGTGAACTCACTGTCAATGAGGTTGATACTGTGCTACTCTGTGATGCTTGTGAAAAGGGATATCACTTGAAGTGTTTGCAGCCCTCGGTTTTAAGAGGAATTCATAATAGAGTGGATTGGCATTGCATGAGGTGTTTGAATTTAAGCGGTGGAAAGCCTATACCTCCAAAATATGGCCGTGTCATGAGATCATCAAACACACCACCGAAATTGCCCACTACGGTTGGAGTTCAGCAACCTTCTGAGAAGAAAACAGGGAGCTTAGATCCAAAGGTCAGCCAGCAGAATTTAACAACAAATGGGAGCACTGCTCCAATAGTTGCTACCAGCAATGTCAAAGTTGAGCCACCATCTGATTCAAAGACTCCTGGTACAAAGGATATACATGGTACCGGATCATCCAACATGGAACATATTGATCAGAAACCTGACCCAAACATCTCTATGAAATCCCTTAATGCAGCTTCTgttccttccattgactttccTGGTGAAAGTTCTGCTCAACAAATTAATCCTGAGCCTTCAACCTGTAAAGAGAGTTCAACCTCTAAAGAGTGTTTCGATTCCAAGACCCTTCCTAAATTATCTGAGCCAGGTGAATGTGACAATTTGCAATCATCACAAGACTTTCAAGCTGAGCAGAAAGTGTCACAGGGCAATGCTGTAGTATTATCGGATAAAAAAGTTGACAGTAGTTTAATGAGTAATGAACAAAAGGAATCACAATCAGGAGAAAGCTCAACTTATGATACCAAGCGAGATGGCCAAGATGTTGCACTAGCAAACTTTGATGGGAGTTCTGGAACTAATGCTGAAGTTAGACAACACTGTGCGTTATCTTCAGATAGCTCGCAAGTTGTAGAATGGATTGGTGATGTTATACACATTGTTGATGAGAAAAAGTTTTACAAATCTTGCTGTGTTGATGGAGTGACATATAGGCTTCATAGTCATGCTCTTCTCCCATCTGGCCATGGCAAATTAGCACCTTCTAAACTTCAG TCTATGTGGGAAGACTGCAAAACTGGGTTAAAGTGGGTTAAGGTGACGAAATGCTACTTTCCTGGTGATTTGCCTGGGAACATTGGTCATCCGTGTATATCCGAAGTTAATGAG GTTTATGAATCTAATAGTGAAAGAACTGAAAAGGCTAGCTCTATTCGAGGTCCATGTGAAGTCCTTCCATCTGATAAATTTAATCAAGAAAACGACAGACGAAATCAGTTGGGAATTGAGGCAAATGCT
- the LOC107496327 gene encoding putative BPI/LBP family protein At1g04970 → MAPSILFLLISLLFIQSSGDLQQHNEEGHISVMISDKGLDFAKDLLIDKAIASIVMSQLPEIEKSVQVPLVGKAKVVLSEITIKDIQINSSTVETGDSGIVVVVSGATANLNMNWRYSCSSWLVPIGISDSGTATVKVKDLEVGLTVNLRNQGGTLKLILLDYGCNVGDISIKLNGGAAWLYQVLVDAFEGNIASSVEDAISKKIREGISTLDNLLKSLPHTISIDQTAVLNVSFVDNPVLSNSSIEVEINGLFIGTNKVLVPRSSLNGLETSTSCGGSPKMIKISIHEDVFNSASSVYFTADSMQWILDELPDQNLLNTAEWRFIVPQLFKQYPNDDMNLNISVSSAPVIQVTNQDIKATINLDIIIDVLESGQVIPVACISVDISASFAAEIIGNNVTGKLKLIKFSTNLKWSKIGKLHMQLIQSLTSSVLKTVIIPYLNSQLKRGIELPILDGFAVCNARIAYAQPWIEVCSDVSFSGDSYLMLLPASVS, encoded by the exons ATGGCTCCATCAATTCTCTTCCTTCTTATATCACTTCTCTTCATTCAAAGCAGTGGTGATCTCCAACAACACAATGAAGAGGGTCACATCTCTGTGATGATATCTGATAAGGGTCTTGACTTTGCCAAGGATTTGCTGATAGACAAAGCTATTGCCTCCATTGTTATGTCTCAGCTTCCAGAGATTGAGAAGTCAGTGCAAGTTCCACTTGTTGGAAAAGCAAAAGTGGTTCTTTCTGAGATCACAATCAAAGATATCCAAATAAACTCTTCAACGGTTGAGACTGGAGATTCAGGAATTGTTGTGGTAGTTTCTGGTGCCACTGCAAACTTGAACATGAATTGGAGGTATAGTTGTAGCAGTTGGTTAGTCCCAATTGGAATCTCTGATAGTGGAACTGCCACTGTTAAG GTTAAAGATCTGGAAGTGGGGCTTACAGTAAATTTAAGGAACCAAGGAGGAACTCTCAAGTTAATTCTATTAGATTATGGATGTAATGTTGGAGATATCTCTATAAAGTTGAATGGTGGAGCAGCATGGCTTTACCAAGT TTTAGTGGATGCTTTTGAAGGAAACATAGCTTCTTCAGTTGAAGATGCcatttcaaagaaaataagagaaggGATATCAACACTTGACAACTTGTTGAAGTCTCTTCCACATACAATCTCAATTGACCAAACTGCTGTTCTAAATGTTTCTTTTGTGGACAATCCTGTGCTGAGTAACTCTTCCATTGAAGTTGAAATCAATGGTTTGTTCATAGGGACAAACAAAGTTTTAGTACCTCGAAGTAGCCTCAACGGATTGGAGACTTCAACTTCTTGTGGAGGATCACCAAAGATGATCAAGATTTCAATACATGAAGATGTTTTCAACTCTGCTTCCTCTGTTTACTTCACA GCAGATAGTATGCAATGGATTCTTGATGAGTTACCTGATCAGAATCTTTTGAACACTGCTGAATGGAGATTCATAGTTCCTCAATTGTTCAAGCAATATCCAAATGATGACATGAATCTCAATATCTCTGTATCCTCTGCACCAGTAATACAAGTAACTAACCAAGATATCAAAGCAACCATTAACTTAGACATAATAATTGATGTTCTTGAATCCGGTCAAGTGATACCTGTTGCATGCATCTCAGtg GATATTAGTGCTTCTTTTGCTGCAGAAATCATAGGAAACAATGTTACTGGTAAACTCAAATTGATAAAGTTTTCAACAAACTTAAAGTGGAGCAAAATTGGAAAACTACACATGCAACTGATTCAG TCCCTGACATCAAGTGTCCTCAAAACTGTCATCATACCATACCTTAACTCACAACTTAAGAGGGGAATTGAATTGCCAATTCTTGATGGTTTCGCCGTCTGTAACGCGCGAATCGCGTATGCTCAGCCGTGGATTGAAGTGTGCAGTGATGTTTCCTTCTCAGGAGACTCATATCTGATGCTGCTGCCAGCTTCAGTATCTTAA
- the LOC107496312 gene encoding mitochondrial import inner membrane translocase subunit TIM17-1-like has protein sequence MRYLPSETPEKALQQCLEITAADAGDAFKYALVGGSIFHFFKGLCRSPDGARLAGAWHAMGVNAPRVAGKFGAWFGLSAVVDNALGYARQKDDHWNYIASNIIPTVLLCMHRGRAATARWASLAAVYSVATQLSLPILQRFEAEFNEKYGDNTK, from the coding sequence ATGCGTTATTTACCATCCGAAACTCCAGAAAAAGCATTGCAACAGTGCTTAGAAATCACCGCCGCAGACGCCGGCGACGCCTTCAAATATGCATTGGTTGGAGGATCCATCTTCCACTTTTTCAAAGGCTTATGCCGCTCGCCGGATGGAGCACGCCTCGCCGGCGCGTGGCACGCTATGGGAGTGAACGCGCCGCGCGTGGCCGGTAAGTTTGGGGCGTGGTTCGGTCTCAGCGCTGTCGTTGACAATGCCTTGGGCTACGCTCGCCAGAAAGACGACCATTGGAACTACATTGCCTCCAACATCATCCCCACCGTACTTCTCTGCATGCACCGTGGCCGTGCCGCCACCGCACGCTGGGCGTCCCTTGCCGCTGTGTACAGCGTGGCTACGCAGCTTTCGTTGCCCATTCTCCAGAGATTCGAAGCTgaatttaatgaaaaatatgGGGATAATACCAAGTAG
- the LOC107496313 gene encoding mitochondrial import inner membrane translocase subunit TIM17-1-like translates to MASYGSETPEKELRQWLEANVQETGRAFKYALVGGSIFHFFKGLYRSPNGARLVGAWHAMGVNAPRVAGKFGAWFALSTAVDIALGYARQKDDLWNPIASTTIPTVLLCMHRGRAATLGFASLAAGLTVAMELSIPIGRRYMAELDDKKCRHGRCGK, encoded by the coding sequence ATGGCTTCCTACGGATCAGAAACTCCAGAAAAAGAATTGCGACAGTGGTTAGAGGCTAACGTCCAAGAAACCGGCCGCGCCTTCAAATATGCATTGGTTGGAGGATCCATCTTCCACTTTTTTAAAGGCTTATACCGCTCGCCGAATGGAGCACGCCTCGTCGGCGCGTGGCACGCTATGGGGGTGAACGCGCCGCGCGTGGCCGGTAAGTTTGGGGCATGGTTCGCTCTCAGCACTGCCGTTGACATTGCCTTGGGCTACGCTCGCCAGAAAGACGACCTTTGGAACCCCATTGCCTCCACCACCATCCCCACCGTACTTCTCTGCATGCACCGTGGCCGTGCCGCCACCCTAGGCTTCGCGTCCCTTGCCGCTGGGTTAACCGTCGCTATGGAGCTTTCTATCCCCATTGGTCGGAGGTACATGGCTGAACTGGATGATAAAAAGTGCCGCCACGGTCGATGTGGAAAATAA